One genomic window of Thioclava sp. GXIMD4216 includes the following:
- a CDS encoding bifunctional 2-C-methyl-D-erythritol 4-phosphate cytidylyltransferase/2-C-methyl-D-erythritol 2,4-cyclodiphosphate synthase, giving the protein MSIALIIVAAGRGTRAGGTQPKQWQMLAGKPVLAHTIDSCQTALRNAGRDARLLLVLHPDDMARGLELTGGTVTLIAGGESRDASVRNALEALEHQNIDKVLIHDGARPFLPETVLTGVLDALETLPAAAPALPVSDALWLGDRARVAGTRDRSGLYRAQTPQGFHYDAILAAHRSHQGPAPDDVEIARSAGMDVAITLGHEDNLKITYPADFARAEAILRARKDARMDVRLGNGYDVHAFTEGDHVILCGVEIPHSKALLGHSDADVGMHALTDAIYGALAQGDIGRHFPPSDPQWKGAASWIFLDHAAKLAGEMGYRIGNADVTLICERPKIGPHAPAMMAELARIMGCEASRVSVKATTSEKLGFTGREEGIAAIATVTLIAD; this is encoded by the coding sequence ATGTCGATTGCATTGATCATCGTTGCCGCAGGGCGTGGCACCCGCGCCGGAGGGACGCAGCCCAAACAATGGCAGATGCTGGCCGGAAAACCGGTGCTGGCCCATACGATCGACAGTTGCCAGACGGCTCTGCGCAACGCGGGCAGGGATGCACGGCTGCTTCTGGTGCTGCATCCCGATGATATGGCGCGCGGACTGGAACTGACCGGCGGCACCGTCACGCTCATTGCGGGGGGCGAAAGCCGTGATGCCTCGGTTCGAAACGCCTTGGAAGCCTTGGAGCACCAGAATATCGACAAGGTGCTGATCCATGACGGCGCGCGCCCCTTCCTGCCCGAAACCGTTCTGACAGGCGTGCTGGACGCGCTCGAGACCCTGCCCGCCGCCGCACCGGCCCTGCCCGTTTCGGATGCGCTGTGGCTGGGAGACAGGGCCCGCGTGGCGGGCACCCGCGACCGTAGCGGCCTCTATCGCGCGCAAACCCCGCAGGGTTTCCACTACGATGCCATTCTGGCAGCCCATCGGTCCCATCAGGGCCCTGCCCCCGATGATGTCGAAATTGCGCGTAGCGCAGGGATGGACGTTGCGATCACTCTTGGGCATGAAGACAATCTCAAGATCACCTATCCCGCAGATTTCGCCCGCGCCGAGGCGATCCTGCGGGCAAGAAAGGACGCCAGAATGGATGTAAGACTGGGCAACGGATATGACGTGCATGCGTTCACCGAGGGCGATCACGTCATTCTATGCGGAGTGGAGATTCCGCACTCCAAAGCGCTTTTAGGCCATTCGGATGCCGATGTCGGCATGCATGCGCTGACCGACGCGATCTATGGCGCATTGGCGCAGGGCGATATCGGCCGCCATTTCCCGCCATCGGACCCGCAATGGAAAGGCGCGGCCAGCTGGATTTTCCTTGATCATGCCGCCAAGCTCGCGGGCGAGATGGGCTACCGGATCGGCAATGCCGATGTCACACTCATCTGCGAGCGCCCCAAGATCGGCCCCCACGCGCCCGCGATGATGGCCGAACTGGCCCGCATCATGGGCTGCGAGGCAAGCCGTGTCTCGGTCAAGGCCACCACTTCGGAGAAGCTGGGCTTTACGGGCCGCGAAGAAGGCATCGCCGCCATCGCCACCGTCACCCTGATTGCCGACTGA